One genomic region from Leifsonia sp. Root1293 encodes:
- the folP gene encoding dihydropteroate synthase: protein MTASVDTVILGVLNVTPDSFSDGGRWVDTDAAIAHAEMLVAEGADLIDVGGESTRPGAERVDPVAEQHRVIPVIAALSAAGIAVSVDTMNASTAIEAVAAGAAVVNDVSGGLADPDMAAAVADLDVHYVAMHWRGHSKHMNDLARYGDVVADVRTELADRVEALLAAGIRSDRIILDPGLGFAKRAEHDWELLGNLGDLAGLGFPLLIGASRKRFLGHLLPADAPVADRDLPTAVVSALSARAGVWGVRVHDVLGTRRALDVVRAWQGGERG from the coding sequence ATGACGGCATCCGTCGACACCGTCATCCTCGGCGTGCTCAACGTCACGCCGGACTCGTTCAGTGACGGCGGACGCTGGGTCGACACCGACGCAGCCATCGCCCATGCAGAGATGCTGGTCGCCGAGGGCGCCGACCTGATCGACGTGGGCGGGGAGTCGACCCGCCCCGGGGCCGAGAGGGTCGACCCCGTCGCAGAGCAGCACCGCGTAATCCCCGTGATCGCAGCGCTCAGCGCCGCGGGAATCGCGGTGAGCGTCGACACGATGAACGCCTCGACGGCCATCGAGGCCGTCGCAGCCGGAGCCGCGGTCGTGAACGACGTCTCGGGCGGACTCGCCGACCCCGACATGGCAGCCGCCGTCGCCGACCTCGACGTCCACTACGTGGCCATGCACTGGCGCGGTCATTCGAAGCACATGAACGATCTCGCTCGCTACGGCGATGTCGTGGCCGACGTGCGCACCGAACTCGCCGACCGTGTCGAGGCCCTGTTGGCCGCCGGCATCAGGTCCGACCGCATCATCCTCGATCCCGGACTCGGCTTCGCCAAGCGTGCGGAGCACGACTGGGAACTGCTCGGCAACCTGGGCGATCTCGCCGGTCTCGGGTTCCCGCTTCTCATCGGAGCCTCCCGCAAGCGGTTCCTCGGGCATCTCCTCCCTGCCGACGCACCCGTGGCGGATCGCGATCTGCCGACGGCCGTGGTGAGCGCTCTGAGCGCTCGCGCGGGCGTGTGGGGCGTGCGCGTCCACGACGTTCTCGGCACGCGGCGCGCCCTCGACGTCGTGCGCGCATGGCAAGGTGGAGAGCGTGGATAA
- the folE gene encoding GTP cyclohydrolase I — MTGVDRPRIEAAVTELLLAIGEDPSRPGLVRTPKRVADSYAEFFGGLEVDPVSHLLDAVPLGVSDDGLPQTSDAVIVRGIDFRSICEHHLLPFVGIVHVAYLPGERVVGLGKLADVVETLSTRPQLQERLTEEIAEALETGLGARGVLVVMDAVHRCVVARGSRQAGSSTVTVASRGELTDPVARAELMALIGESPRS; from the coding sequence ACGGGCGTCGATCGGCCGCGCATCGAGGCAGCGGTGACCGAGCTGCTTCTCGCGATCGGCGAGGACCCATCCCGACCGGGACTCGTGAGGACCCCGAAGCGCGTCGCCGACTCCTACGCGGAGTTCTTCGGCGGGCTCGAGGTCGACCCCGTGTCGCATCTGCTCGACGCCGTGCCCCTGGGCGTGAGCGATGACGGCCTGCCGCAGACAAGCGATGCCGTCATCGTGAGGGGGATCGACTTCAGGTCGATCTGCGAGCACCATCTGCTCCCGTTCGTCGGGATCGTGCACGTCGCCTACCTTCCCGGTGAGCGCGTGGTCGGACTCGGCAAGCTCGCCGATGTCGTCGAGACCCTCTCCACCAGGCCCCAGCTGCAGGAACGCCTGACCGAGGAGATCGCCGAGGCCCTCGAGACAGGCCTCGGCGCCCGCGGGGTCCTCGTGGTGATGGATGCAGTCCACAGGTGCGTCGTCGCCCGCGGCTCGCGCCAGGCCGGCAGTTCGACGGTGACCGTGGCCAGTCGCGGAGAGCTGACGGATCCCGTCGCCAGGGCCGAGCTCATGGCGCTCATCGGCGAATCCCCGCGGAGCTGA